The following are from one region of the Plodia interpunctella isolate USDA-ARS_2022_Savannah chromosome 25, ilPloInte3.2, whole genome shotgun sequence genome:
- the LOC128680981 gene encoding uncharacterized protein LOC128680981 isoform X3, translating to MEIVSSVVGVVIVVMVIVCIWRCCCRSGSSGRVLAPPPSIPPVPPGPNNLIIHQAYVPAHPGAAPPHTTVVIPTASPAPYPQQAPYPQAAPYPQSAPYPQSAPYPQSAPYPQQAPYPQAAPYPHGMPQPQTASYLTPNAPDATGHPPTYDQVMGPHDTTPHAKQPPFNPYLS from the exons ATGGAAATAGTAAGCAGCGTCGTGGGTGTTGTCATTGTAGTGATGGTCATCGTGTGTATATGGAGATGCTGCTGCAGAAGTGGCAGTTCTGGAAGAGTTTTGGCAC CGCCCCCCTCGATCCCGCCCGTGCCGCCCGGGCCTAACAATCTCATCATACACCAGGCATACGTCCCTGCACACCCGGGTGCAG CGCCGCCACACACGACAGTGGTGATTCCCACCGCGTCGCCGGCGCCGTACCCCCAACAGGCGCCGTACCCGCAGGCCGCACCGTACCCGCAATCTGCTCCGTACCCACAATCTGCACCGTACCCGCAATCTGCGCCGTACCCGCAACAGGCGCCGTACCCGCAGGCTGCACCGTACCCTCATG GTATGCCTCAGCCGCAAACCGCGTCATACCTCACGCCTAACGCTCCTGACGCCACTG GTCATCCCCCAACATACGATCAAGTGATGGGACCGCACGATACGACACCTCACGCCAAACAACCGCCTTTCAACCCTTACCTCTCCTAA
- the LOC128680981 gene encoding uncharacterized protein LOC128680981 isoform X1, with protein MGHHDHSNDDDDYRYYSQDSYYEDNTMEIVSSVVGVVIVVMVIVCIWRCCCRSGSSGRVLAPPPSIPPVPPGPNNLIIHQAYVPAHPGAAPPHTTVVIPTASPAPYPQQAPYPQAAPYPQSAPYPQSAPYPQSAPYPQQAPYPQAAPYPHGMPQPQTASYLTPNAPDATGHPPTYDQVMGPHDTTPHAKQPPFNPYLS; from the exons ATGGGACATCACGATCATAGTAATGACGATGATGATTACAGG TACTACAGCCAAGATTCGTATTACGAAGACAACACGATGGAAATAGTAAGCAGCGTCGTGGGTGTTGTCATTGTAGTGATGGTCATCGTGTGTATATGGAGATGCTGCTGCAGAAGTGGCAGTTCTGGAAGAGTTTTGGCAC CGCCCCCCTCGATCCCGCCCGTGCCGCCCGGGCCTAACAATCTCATCATACACCAGGCATACGTCCCTGCACACCCGGGTGCAG CGCCGCCACACACGACAGTGGTGATTCCCACCGCGTCGCCGGCGCCGTACCCCCAACAGGCGCCGTACCCGCAGGCCGCACCGTACCCGCAATCTGCTCCGTACCCACAATCTGCACCGTACCCGCAATCTGCGCCGTACCCGCAACAGGCGCCGTACCCGCAGGCTGCACCGTACCCTCATG GTATGCCTCAGCCGCAAACCGCGTCATACCTCACGCCTAACGCTCCTGACGCCACTG GTCATCCCCCAACATACGATCAAGTGATGGGACCGCACGATACGACACCTCACGCCAAACAACCGCCTTTCAACCCTTACCTCTCCTAA
- the LOC128680981 gene encoding uncharacterized protein LOC128680981 isoform X2, whose amino-acid sequence MGHHDHSNDDDDYRYYSQDSYYEDNTMEIVSSVVGVVIVVMVIVCIWRCCCRSGSSGRVLAPPPSIPPVPPGPNNLIIHQAYVPAHPGAAPPHTTVVIPTASPAPYPQQAPYPQAAPYPQSAPYPQSAPYPQSAPYPQQAPYPQAAPYPHGHPPTYDQVMGPHDTTPHAKQPPFNPYLS is encoded by the exons ATGGGACATCACGATCATAGTAATGACGATGATGATTACAGG TACTACAGCCAAGATTCGTATTACGAAGACAACACGATGGAAATAGTAAGCAGCGTCGTGGGTGTTGTCATTGTAGTGATGGTCATCGTGTGTATATGGAGATGCTGCTGCAGAAGTGGCAGTTCTGGAAGAGTTTTGGCAC CGCCCCCCTCGATCCCGCCCGTGCCGCCCGGGCCTAACAATCTCATCATACACCAGGCATACGTCCCTGCACACCCGGGTGCAG CGCCGCCACACACGACAGTGGTGATTCCCACCGCGTCGCCGGCGCCGTACCCCCAACAGGCGCCGTACCCGCAGGCCGCACCGTACCCGCAATCTGCTCCGTACCCACAATCTGCACCGTACCCGCAATCTGCGCCGTACCCGCAACAGGCGCCGTACCCGCAGGCTGCACCGTACCCTCATG GTCATCCCCCAACATACGATCAAGTGATGGGACCGCACGATACGACACCTCACGCCAAACAACCGCCTTTCAACCCTTACCTCTCCTAA
- the LOC128680981 gene encoding calpain-B-like isoform X4: MGHHDHSNDDDDYRYYSQDSYYEDNTMEIVSSVVGVVIVVMVIVCIWRCCCRSGSSGRVLAPPPHTTVVIPTASPAPYPQQAPYPQAAPYPQSAPYPQSAPYPQSAPYPQQAPYPQAAPYPHGMPQPQTASYLTPNAPDATGHPPTYDQVMGPHDTTPHAKQPPFNPYLS, translated from the exons ATGGGACATCACGATCATAGTAATGACGATGATGATTACAGG TACTACAGCCAAGATTCGTATTACGAAGACAACACGATGGAAATAGTAAGCAGCGTCGTGGGTGTTGTCATTGTAGTGATGGTCATCGTGTGTATATGGAGATGCTGCTGCAGAAGTGGCAGTTCTGGAAGAGTTTTGGCAC CGCCGCCACACACGACAGTGGTGATTCCCACCGCGTCGCCGGCGCCGTACCCCCAACAGGCGCCGTACCCGCAGGCCGCACCGTACCCGCAATCTGCTCCGTACCCACAATCTGCACCGTACCCGCAATCTGCGCCGTACCCGCAACAGGCGCCGTACCCGCAGGCTGCACCGTACCCTCATG GTATGCCTCAGCCGCAAACCGCGTCATACCTCACGCCTAACGCTCCTGACGCCACTG GTCATCCCCCAACATACGATCAAGTGATGGGACCGCACGATACGACACCTCACGCCAAACAACCGCCTTTCAACCCTTACCTCTCCTAA
- the LOC128680979 gene encoding transcription factor Adf-1-like, translated as MSVVWGNDTVLLLIELYESRDLLWDTSHRDYRNKIKKNDAWEDIAKALKLPRKEIEAKVHTLRSQFVRERKKVKSSKTTGSGREDVKSSAWFAYDAMKFLLKGATTSGSLDTLDTNSPQSQNTISSPDEDVVLQSQSTVPEFQSPHQLESQSTIDQAEQPTTPAPTPSSSRPTRKRSHPNEDRLEEAYEVLHAAKNRMMSRDEFDVYGQYVGTELRALNDEHSVIMAKYYINNILLDARLGKYRTIYNNQSQPVVQQGYSTASSDISPEPSEEHIIQDILETMDSSNTNSIDGTNTN; from the exons ATGTCTGTTGTGTGGGGAAATGATACCGTGCTTTTGCTTATTGAGCTTTACGAAAGTCGTGacttgttatgggatacttcACACCGTGactatcgaaataaaataaagaaaaatgatgCATGGGAGGATATTGCCAAGGCGCTTAAATTGCCTAGAAAAGAAATAGAAGCCAAAGTACATACCCTGCGTTCGCAATTTGTCCGAGAAAGGAAGAAAGTGAAATCgtcaaaaactactggcaGTGGACGAGAGGACGTGAAGTCCAGTGCATGGTTTGCGTATGATGCAATGAAATTTTTGCTAAAGGGAGCCACAACGTCTGGAAGCTTGGACACTTTGGACACAAAC AGTCCACAAAGCCAAAACACGATTTCGTCTCCGGATGAAGATGTCGTTCTACAGTCTCAATCTACCGTTCCAGAATTTCAATCTCCTCATCAACTAGAATCGCAATCTACCATTGATCAAGCAGAGCAACCTACAACCCCTGCACCAACACCTTCATCGTCGCGACCAACTCGCAAGAGGAGCCACCCCAATGAAGATAGATTAGAGGAGGCTTATGAAGTTCTGCATGCTGCTAAAAACAGAATGATGTCCCGAGATGAATTCGATGTTTATGGACAGTACGTAGGAACTGAGTTACGTGCATTAAATGACGAACACAGTGTAATTATggctaaatattatattaataatattttattagatgcaCGCTTAGGAAAATAccgtacaatttataataatcaaagcCAGCCAGTTGTTCAACAGGGCTATAGCACTGCATCCAGTGATATTAGCCCCGAGCCTTCTGAAGAGCATATTATACAAGATATACTTGAAACTATGGATTCCTCGAACACTAATAGCATTGATGGCActaatactaattaa
- the LOC128680978 gene encoding uncharacterized protein LOC128680978, translating into MEQHVAEHVAQQLRGMCRDTCRGTFCRPHFSVFIEMSPEEVVAISAAYIVIISSVLKRKRKRRWWMRNFLLQRERRVNILSDLRMSDGSFVNFTRMSSSDFETLLQMIASSIAKQDTILRNAISPHIRLAITLRYLSTGDSYASLSYTFRVSKQLIRKIVPEVCKELINKLKICVKVPATANEWKAKARSFENIWNFPHCVGSIDGKHVLIQAPSNSGSDYFNYKEQFSIVLLGIVDANYNFIYANCGAKGKSSDSGVFQETAFYKALADNQLNWPTPDPIRQDGPNMPYVLVGDSAFALTENMMKPYPGNHDVGTTRRIFNYRLSRARRIVENVFGILGVVFRIFRTPITILPCNAELVVMACIYLHNFLRRNSQSRSLYNPHGTFDSENVDHDILEGSWRREAGSVNMSNLNAMGRRYPESAMEIRNKFAEYFMSEEGRVPWQNNF; encoded by the exons ATGGAGCAACATGTTGCGGAACATGTTGCTCAACAACTACGTGGAATGTGCCGAGATACATGTCGCGGAACATTTTGTCGACCACACTTCTCAGTGTTTATAGAAATGTCGCCCGAGGAGGTTGTGGCTATTAGTGCTGCGTACATAGTAattatatcgagtgtgttgaAACGTAAGAGAAAGAGAAGGTGGTGGATGCGGAATTTCTTATTACAACGAGAAAGAAGAGTAAATATTCTAAGTGATCTCCGAATGTCTGACGGATCGTTTGTGAATTTTACTCGCATGTCATCATCTGATTTTGAAACTTTGTTGCAAATGATCGCATCTTCCATAGCCAAACAGGATACAATATTACGAAACGCTATTAGTCCTCATATCAGACTTGCCATTACATTGAGGTACTTGTCGACTGGAGATTCTTATGCTTCTTTGTCGTACACTTTTCGAGTGTCAAAACAACTGATACGTAAAATAGTACCAGAAGTTTGTAAAgaactgataaataaattgaagataTGTGTAAAG GTCCCAGCTACTGCAAATGAATGGAAAGCCAAGGCTAGaagctttgaaaatatatggaaTTTTCCGCATTGCGTTGGATCTATAGACGGTAAACACGTTTTGATCCAAGCTCCTTCGAATTCTGGAAGTGACTATTTTAACTATAAAGAACAATTTAGTATTGTCCTATTGGGTATTGTCGAtgcaaattacaattttatctatgcAAATTGTGGTGCTAAAGGAAAATCTTCTGACAGTGGAGTATTCCAAGAGACTGCTTTTTATAAAGCTTTGGCTGATAACCAACTCAACTGGCCGACTCCAGACCCAATACGACAAGATGGGCCGAATATGCCTTACGTACTTGTAGGAGACAGCGCCTTTGCACTGACAGAAAACATGATGAAGCCATATCCCGGTAATCATGACGTGGGTACAACAAGACGCATTTTCAACTATCGACTGTCAAGAGCTAGAAGAATTGTCGAAAATGTGTTCGGTATCTTAGGTGTTGTATTTCGTATATTCCGAACTCCCATAACCATCCTACCCTGTAATGCTGAACTTGTTGTAATGGCGTGCATATACCTCCATAATTTTTTAAGGCGAAATAGTCAATCGAGATCACTGTACAACCCACATGGAACTTTTGATTCTGAAAATGTGGATCACGATATTTTAGAAGGATCTTGGCGCAGAGAAGCTGGCTCTGTTAATATGTCGAATTTAAATGCTATGGGACGACGCTACCCTGAATCTGCTATGGaaataagaaacaaatttgCTGAATATTTCATGAGTGAAGAAGGACGTGTTCCCTGgcagaataatttttaa
- the mRpL54 gene encoding large ribosomal subunit protein mL54 isoform X1: MMYPLSITHSLLQLRNILKITSGGLHTDAVCFAAVKKTTSAAGGVMGLGKGKKKVGKLTTMEKKVLPVETDAQKLVTHVCGSNIYTTGEDVKIKDDSEYPEWLWELRTVPAKLEELDPGSKRYWLRVRAAGMRRNNMLKSMRKF, translated from the exons ATGATGTATCCTTTATCAATAACACACAGTTTACTTCaactaagaaatattttaaaaattaccagTGGAGGTTTGCATACCGATGCAGTTTGTTTTGCCGCTGTTAAAAAGACTACTTCAGCGGCCGGAG GTGTAATGGGCTTGGGCAAGGGCAAAAAGAAAGTGGGCAAATTGACCACAATGGAGAAGAAGGTACTGCCAGTTGAGACCGATGCACAGAAACTTGTGACCCATGTGTGTGGCTCCAACATTTACACCACAGGGGAGGATGTTAag ATAAAAGACGACAGTGAATACCCGGAGTGGTTGTGGGAGCTCAGAACGGTCCCGGCGAAGCTGGAGGAGCTCGACCCCGGCTCCAAGCGCTACTGGCTGCGCGTGCGCGCGGCCGGCATGCGCAGGAACAACATGCTCAAGTCTATGAGGAAGTTCTAG
- the mRpL54 gene encoding large ribosomal subunit protein mL54 isoform X2 — MQFVLPLLKRLLQRPEVTTFETLCVMGLGKGKKKVGKLTTMEKKVLPVETDAQKLVTHVCGSNIYTTGEDVKIKDDSEYPEWLWELRTVPAKLEELDPGSKRYWLRVRAAGMRRNNMLKSMRKF; from the exons ATGCAGTTTGTTTTGCCGCTGTTAAAAAGACTACTTCAGCGGCCGGAGGTTACTACTTTTGAAACATTAT GTGTAATGGGCTTGGGCAAGGGCAAAAAGAAAGTGGGCAAATTGACCACAATGGAGAAGAAGGTACTGCCAGTTGAGACCGATGCACAGAAACTTGTGACCCATGTGTGTGGCTCCAACATTTACACCACAGGGGAGGATGTTAag ATAAAAGACGACAGTGAATACCCGGAGTGGTTGTGGGAGCTCAGAACGGTCCCGGCGAAGCTGGAGGAGCTCGACCCCGGCTCCAAGCGCTACTGGCTGCGCGTGCGCGCGGCCGGCATGCGCAGGAACAACATGCTCAAGTCTATGAGGAAGTTCTAG